A window of Mycolicibacterium fluoranthenivorans contains these coding sequences:
- the rbfA gene encoding 30S ribosome-binding factor RbfA, which translates to MADPARAKRLAKRISTIVASAIEYEIKDPRLAGVTITDAKVTADLHDATLYYTVLGSTLEDEPDYAGAAAALESAKGVLRSKVGAGTGVRFTPTLAFARDTVPDAANRMAELLSRVRAADADLARAREGAVPAGDPDPYRVTGVEGDRTTSTAEDTSDDDRSEG; encoded by the coding sequence ATGGCTGATCCCGCACGCGCCAAACGGCTCGCCAAGCGGATCTCCACGATCGTGGCCTCGGCCATCGAGTACGAGATCAAGGATCCGCGACTGGCGGGTGTGACGATCACCGACGCCAAGGTGACCGCGGACCTGCACGACGCCACGCTGTACTACACGGTGCTGGGGTCGACACTGGAGGACGAGCCGGATTATGCCGGCGCGGCCGCGGCGCTGGAGAGTGCCAAGGGTGTGCTCCGGTCGAAGGTGGGCGCCGGCACCGGGGTGCGATTCACCCCGACGCTGGCGTTCGCCCGGGACACCGTGCCCGATGCCGCCAACCGGATGGCGGAGCTGCTGTCACGGGTCCGGGCGGCCGACGCCGACTTGGCCCGGGCCAGGGAGGGTGCCGTGCCGGCAGGTGACCCCGACCCGTACCGTGTGACTGGGGTGGAGGGTGACCGTACGACCAGCACGGCTGAGGACACCAGTGACGACGACCGATCCGAGGGCTGA
- a CDS encoding DHH family phosphoesterase: protein MTTTDPRAEVAVTGARVDAHGAAELCAAARSIVVVAHVYPDADTIGAGLALAQVAAGAGIDVQVVFATPAELPQSLRSLPGVDLLVAPDRVRRDADLVVTVDIPSVNRLGSLSDLVDGERGVLVIDHHASNALFGTANYVDSSADSTTMMVAELLDAWGKPIDGAVAHCLYAGLTTDTGSFRWATGRAHRLAERLLDLGVDNAGISRTLMDTHPFAWLPMLSRVLGSAQLIADAADGRGLVYVVVAYDEWSKAQSEEVESIVDIVRTTAEAEVAAVFKEIEPGTWSVSMRSKSLDISLVASEFGGGGHRRAAGYTATGTADEVAAGLRRVLG from the coding sequence GTGACGACGACCGATCCGAGGGCTGAGGTAGCGGTCACCGGTGCGCGGGTCGACGCGCACGGCGCGGCAGAGCTGTGCGCCGCAGCCCGCTCCATCGTGGTGGTCGCTCACGTCTATCCCGATGCCGACACGATCGGTGCCGGGCTGGCGCTGGCTCAGGTCGCGGCCGGGGCCGGGATCGACGTCCAGGTCGTCTTCGCGACCCCGGCGGAGCTACCGCAATCGTTGCGCAGCCTGCCCGGCGTGGACCTGCTGGTCGCGCCGGACCGGGTGCGCCGCGACGCCGATCTCGTCGTCACGGTCGACATCCCCAGCGTGAACCGGCTCGGCAGTCTGTCCGACCTCGTCGACGGTGAGCGCGGTGTGCTGGTGATCGATCACCACGCGTCCAACGCACTGTTCGGCACCGCCAACTACGTCGATTCGTCGGCCGATTCGACCACCATGATGGTGGCCGAGCTGCTGGACGCCTGGGGTAAACCGATCGACGGTGCGGTCGCGCACTGCCTGTACGCCGGGCTGACCACCGATACCGGCTCGTTCCGGTGGGCCACCGGGAGGGCGCATCGGCTGGCCGAGCGGCTGCTGGACCTCGGCGTCGACAACGCCGGGATCAGCCGCACCCTGATGGACACCCATCCCTTCGCGTGGCTGCCGATGCTCTCGCGCGTGCTCGGTTCGGCTCAGCTGATCGCCGACGCTGCCGACGGCCGCGGACTCGTGTATGTCGTGGTGGCATACGACGAATGGTCCAAGGCGCAGTCTGAGGAAGTGGAGAGCATCGTCGATATCGTGCGCACCACCGCCGAGGCCGAGGTGGCTGCGGTGTTCAAGGAGATCGAACCCGGGACCTGGTCGGTGTCGATGCGGTCGAAATCGCTCGACATCTCCCTGGTGGCCAGTGAGTTCGGCGGCGGCGGGCATCGTCGCGCGGCCGGATACACGGCCACCGGCACCGCCGACGAAGTGGCCGCGGGGCTGCGCCGAGTCCTCGGCTGA
- a CDS encoding MATE family efflux transporter produces MSDQPVTARRIAGLALPALGVLAAEPVYLLFDIAVVGRLGALSLAGLAIGGLVLSLVSSQLTFLSYGTTARSARFFGAADRRAAVGEGVQATWLALGLGLLVVLIVQIFAVPLCNAISGGGEIAAAALPWLRIAILGAPAIMVSMAGNGWLRGVQDTARPLRYVLVGFAVSALLCPTLVYGLLGAPRLGLAGSAVANLVGQWLAAGLFVRALLVERVPLGIRPTLLKAQLVMGRDLALRTLAFQACFVSAGAVAARFGAAAVAAHQVVLQLWNFLALVLDSLAIAAQSLVGAALGAGRLGHAKGVAWRVTVYSTVAAAVLALMFALGAPMLPGLFTSDAAVLDEIVAPWWFMVGQLTVAGVVFALDGVLLGAGDAKFMRNATLISALVGFLPLIWLSLAFGWGLVGIWSGLSTFMVLRLVFVGWRAFSGRWLVAGTG; encoded by the coding sequence TTGTCCGACCAGCCGGTCACCGCACGGCGCATCGCCGGTCTGGCGCTGCCCGCCCTCGGGGTGCTCGCCGCCGAACCGGTCTACCTGCTGTTCGATATCGCAGTCGTCGGGCGGCTCGGTGCGCTGAGCCTGGCCGGGCTCGCGATCGGCGGTCTGGTGCTGTCGCTGGTCAGCTCCCAGTTGACCTTCCTGTCGTACGGCACCACGGCACGCTCCGCCCGCTTCTTCGGTGCCGCCGACCGCCGCGCCGCGGTGGGCGAGGGCGTACAGGCCACCTGGCTGGCGCTGGGGCTGGGGCTGCTGGTGGTGCTCATCGTGCAGATCTTCGCGGTGCCGCTGTGCAATGCCATCTCCGGAGGCGGGGAGATCGCCGCCGCGGCGCTGCCCTGGTTGCGGATCGCAATCCTGGGTGCCCCCGCGATCATGGTGTCGATGGCCGGTAACGGCTGGCTGCGCGGCGTGCAGGACACCGCCCGCCCGCTGCGCTATGTGCTTGTCGGCTTCGCTGTTTCAGCGTTGCTGTGCCCGACCCTGGTGTACGGCCTCCTCGGGGCTCCGCGGCTCGGGCTGGCCGGGTCGGCGGTGGCCAACCTGGTGGGGCAGTGGCTGGCCGCCGGCTTGTTCGTGCGGGCCCTGCTGGTGGAGCGGGTACCGCTGGGCATCCGGCCGACGCTGCTCAAGGCCCAGCTGGTGATGGGCCGCGATCTGGCACTGCGGACGCTGGCGTTCCAGGCCTGTTTCGTCTCGGCGGGGGCGGTCGCGGCTCGCTTCGGCGCGGCCGCGGTGGCGGCCCATCAGGTGGTCCTGCAGTTGTGGAACTTCCTTGCGCTGGTACTGGATTCGCTGGCCATCGCGGCGCAGTCGTTGGTGGGTGCGGCGCTGGGGGCGGGCCGGCTGGGACACGCCAAAGGGGTGGCGTGGCGGGTGACGGTGTACTCGACGGTGGCCGCCGCGGTGCTGGCGTTGATGTTCGCGCTCGGGGCGCCGATGCTGCCCGGGTTGTTCACCTCCGATGCCGCGGTGCTCGACGAGATCGTCGCGCCCTGGTGGTTCATGGTGGGGCAGTTGACGGTTGCCGGGGTGGTGTTCGCCCTCGACGGTGTGCTGCTCGGCGCCGGGGACGCGAAGTTCATGCGCAACGCCACCCTGATCAGTGCACTGGTCGGGTTTCTGCCGCTGATCTGGTTGTCGCTGGCGTTCGGCTGGGGTTTGGTGGGGATCTGGTCCGGGCTGAGCACCTTCATGGTGCTGCGCCTGGTGTTCGTCGGCTGGCGCGCGTTCTCGGGACGATGGCTGGTGGCGGGCACCGGCTGA
- the deoC gene encoding deoxyribose-phosphate aldolase, whose product MSISPTPTAPAVAAVIDHTLLKPEATAADVAALVSEAEELGTYSVCVSPSMLPITVPARLKVAAVCGFPSGKHTSAVKAAEAAEAVRNGADEIDMVIDVGAAKEGAFDRVQADIAAVRAAAPAPTVLKVIIESAALTDHEIVEVCRAAVAADADFVKTSTGFHPAGGASVHAVELMHRTVRDAGLQVKASGGVRTMEQAVAMMAAGATRLGVSGSRALLTSAGGGDTTY is encoded by the coding sequence ATGAGCATCTCCCCCACGCCCACCGCCCCCGCCGTCGCGGCCGTCATCGACCACACCTTGCTCAAGCCGGAAGCCACAGCCGCCGACGTCGCCGCACTGGTCTCCGAAGCCGAGGAACTGGGCACCTATTCCGTGTGTGTGTCACCCTCGATGCTCCCGATCACGGTGCCCGCACGCCTGAAAGTGGCCGCGGTATGCGGGTTTCCCAGCGGGAAGCACACCTCGGCCGTGAAGGCTGCCGAAGCGGCCGAGGCCGTGCGCAACGGCGCTGACGAGATCGACATGGTCATCGACGTCGGCGCCGCCAAGGAGGGGGCATTCGACCGGGTGCAGGCCGATATCGCCGCCGTGCGCGCGGCCGCGCCGGCACCGACCGTCCTGAAGGTGATCATCGAATCCGCGGCGTTGACCGACCACGAGATCGTCGAGGTGTGCCGCGCCGCGGTGGCCGCCGACGCCGATTTCGTCAAGACCTCCACCGGGTTTCATCCCGCCGGCGGGGCGAGCGTGCACGCGGTGGAGTTGATGCACCGCACCGTGCGCGACGCCGGGTTGCAGGTGAAGGCGTCCGGCGGGGTGCGCACCATGGAACAGGCCGTGGCGATGATGGCCGCCGGGGCCACCCGGCTGGGGGTGTCCGGCTCGCGTGCGCTGCTGACCAGCGCCGGCGGCGGGGACACCACGTACTGA
- a CDS encoding enoyl-CoA hydratase has protein sequence MTSADVLLIETTDRVRTLTLNRPQARNALSAQLRTAFYAALRAAQADAAVDVVILTGADPVFCAGLDLKELGDTTELPDISPKWPAMTKPVIGAINGAAVTGGLELALYCDILIASEQARFADTHARVGLLPTWGLSVRLPQKVGVGLARRMSLTGDYLSAADALRAGLVTEVVAHDELLPAARKVAASIVGNNQKAVRALLDSYHRIDAEQTQAGLWIEAESARAWMSDTSGDDIAASRASVFERGREQVRP, from the coding sequence ATGACCTCTGCTGACGTCCTTCTCATCGAGACGACCGACCGTGTCCGCACACTGACGTTGAACCGCCCGCAGGCGCGTAATGCGCTCTCGGCGCAGCTGCGCACCGCGTTCTACGCAGCGCTGCGCGCCGCCCAGGCCGATGCCGCCGTCGACGTGGTGATCCTCACCGGTGCCGACCCGGTGTTCTGCGCAGGGTTGGACCTCAAGGAGCTCGGCGACACCACCGAACTACCCGATATCTCCCCCAAGTGGCCGGCGATGACGAAACCGGTCATCGGCGCGATCAACGGTGCCGCGGTCACCGGCGGACTCGAGCTCGCGCTGTACTGCGACATCCTCATCGCCTCCGAACAGGCCCGCTTCGCCGACACCCACGCCCGGGTCGGATTGCTGCCCACCTGGGGCCTGTCAGTGCGGCTGCCGCAGAAGGTCGGCGTCGGGCTGGCCCGGCGGATGAGCCTGACCGGGGACTACCTGTCCGCCGCCGACGCGCTGCGCGCCGGACTGGTCACCGAGGTCGTGGCCCACGACGAGTTGCTGCCCGCGGCGCGCAAGGTCGCCGCCTCGATCGTCGGCAACAACCAGAAAGCCGTTCGCGCCCTTCTGGATTCGTATCACCGAATCGATGCCGAGCAGACCCAGGCCGGTCTGTGGATCGAGGCCGAGTCGGCGCGGGCCTGGATGTCGGACACCTCCGGCGACGATATCGCCGCCAGCCGGGCATCGGTCTTCGAGCGGGGCCGCGAGCAGGTGCGCCCGTAG
- a CDS encoding DUF2277 domain-containing protein — translation MCRNITELRGLEPAATAEEIEAASRQFIRKVSGISRPTAANEAAFETAVAEVTEITTRLLRQLPPRRQPPKTVPPLRRPEVRARLAAK, via the coding sequence ATGTGCCGAAACATCACCGAGTTGCGCGGTCTGGAACCGGCCGCCACCGCTGAGGAGATCGAGGCCGCCTCCCGGCAGTTCATTCGTAAGGTCAGCGGAATCAGCCGGCCTACCGCCGCCAACGAAGCGGCGTTCGAGACGGCGGTCGCCGAGGTCACCGAGATCACCACCAGGCTGCTGCGGCAACTGCCGCCGCGCCGTCAACCGCCCAAGACGGTGCCGCCGCTGCGGCGTCCCGAGGTGCGGGCTCGCCTGGCGGCCAAGTGA
- a CDS encoding DUF1802 family protein, which translates to MNSPALKEWSAAVRALLDGRQTVLLRKGGIHEKRFALDPAAAAAAPFLLFPTVAHSHAQRVRPEHRDLLAPDGQEADSTEEAVVLRAGAKVVAAVQVNRPEAIEEIADLHIWTAESVRADRLDFRPRHRLTVLVVQAHPLAVPIRLPRTPEHAGCASWVQLAAPQDFGAPVHDAQTLAAIAGRVRDSVG; encoded by the coding sequence GTGAATTCACCTGCGCTCAAGGAGTGGAGCGCCGCGGTGCGGGCCCTGCTCGACGGCCGCCAGACGGTGCTGCTGCGCAAGGGCGGTATCCACGAGAAGCGCTTCGCCCTCGATCCGGCGGCGGCGGCCGCGGCGCCGTTTCTGCTGTTTCCCACGGTGGCGCACAGCCACGCGCAGCGGGTACGCCCGGAGCACCGGGACCTGTTGGCCCCCGACGGTCAGGAGGCCGACAGCACCGAGGAGGCGGTCGTGCTGCGGGCCGGGGCGAAGGTGGTGGCCGCGGTGCAGGTGAATCGGCCCGAGGCCATCGAAGAGATCGCCGACCTGCACATCTGGACCGCCGAGTCGGTGCGGGCCGATCGGCTGGATTTCCGCCCCAGACATCGCCTGACCGTGCTGGTGGTGCAGGCCCACCCGCTGGCGGTACCGATCCGGCTGCCCCGCACACCCGAACACGCGGGCTGCGCCAGTTGGGTACAGCTCGCCGCGCCGCAGGATTTCGGTGCGCCGGTGCACGATGCGCAGACGCTGGCGGCGATCGCCGGCCGGGTCCGCGATTCAGTCGGCTGA
- a CDS encoding CocE/NonD family hydrolase, with the protein MSSRLSQLSRHALGRALHLPPPICDYAVRRAVPVPMRDGVELLADHYRPLTPTPAGTLLVRAPYGRRFPFTIFFGSIYAARGYHVVFQSVRGTFGSGGTFTPMVNEVSDGIDTAAWLREQPWFTGTFATIGLSYLGFTQWALLTDPPPELVTAVISVGPHDFAQSSWGTGSFSLNDFLGWSHMMSHQEDPNLVRAVVRQAQAGQRVGAATMDLPVGAAGRRLLGDGAPWYESWLQPPDADPEQWARLAVTEALDRVDVPVLLISGWQDLFLDQTLAQYRHLRERGIDTALTVGSWTHTQLMQRGASVVLRETLDWLGTHLAGRPSTPRSPVRIHVNGGAPGDGWVDLPDWPPASTDHALYLQAAGGLSDAPGQGGLTSSFTYHPADPTPTVGGRLLSAKGGYRDDTALGARADVLTFTGAPLPADLYAVGVPVIELAHHTDNPHHDLSIRVSEVDARGRSRNVTDGFRRYTGRSADVVRIELDAIAHRFAAGTRIRVVVAGGSHPRFARNLGTGEPTETGQTLRPATHTITHDDRSRLILPTGRPTPSAD; encoded by the coding sequence GTGAGCTCCAGACTCTCGCAGCTGTCCCGGCACGCCCTCGGCCGCGCCCTTCACCTCCCTCCGCCGATCTGTGACTACGCCGTGCGTCGGGCGGTGCCGGTACCCATGCGCGACGGGGTGGAGCTGCTGGCCGACCATTACCGTCCACTGACCCCCACCCCCGCTGGCACCCTGCTGGTTCGCGCCCCGTACGGACGCCGATTCCCGTTCACCATATTTTTCGGCAGTATCTACGCCGCCCGCGGCTACCACGTCGTATTCCAAAGCGTGCGTGGGACGTTCGGATCCGGTGGCACGTTCACGCCGATGGTCAACGAGGTCTCCGACGGGATCGACACCGCCGCCTGGTTGCGCGAACAACCCTGGTTCACGGGGACCTTCGCCACCATCGGGTTGTCCTACCTGGGCTTCACCCAGTGGGCGCTGCTCACCGATCCCCCACCGGAACTGGTCACCGCGGTGATCAGTGTCGGTCCGCATGACTTCGCGCAATCCTCCTGGGGCACCGGGTCGTTCTCGCTCAACGACTTCCTCGGCTGGAGCCACATGATGTCCCATCAGGAGGACCCGAACCTGGTGCGGGCGGTCGTGCGTCAGGCCCAGGCCGGCCAGCGCGTCGGCGCCGCGACGATGGATCTGCCGGTGGGCGCGGCCGGGCGGCGGCTCCTGGGCGACGGTGCACCCTGGTACGAGTCCTGGCTACAGCCGCCGGACGCAGACCCCGAGCAGTGGGCCCGCCTCGCGGTGACCGAGGCGCTGGACCGGGTCGACGTCCCGGTGTTGTTGATCAGCGGTTGGCAGGATCTGTTTCTGGACCAGACGCTGGCGCAGTACCGGCATCTCCGCGAGCGCGGCATCGACACCGCGCTGACCGTCGGGTCCTGGACGCACACCCAGTTGATGCAGCGGGGCGCCTCGGTTGTCCTGCGCGAGACGCTGGACTGGCTGGGCACCCATCTGGCGGGGCGGCCCAGCACGCCTCGCAGTCCGGTGCGGATACACGTCAACGGCGGTGCGCCCGGGGATGGCTGGGTCGATCTGCCGGACTGGCCGCCTGCATCGACGGACCACGCGCTCTATCTGCAGGCCGCGGGCGGGCTCTCGGACGCACCCGGACAGGGTGGTCTCACCTCGAGTTTCACCTACCATCCCGCCGACCCCACCCCCACCGTCGGCGGACGGCTGCTCTCCGCCAAGGGCGGCTACCGTGACGACACCGCGCTGGGCGCCCGCGCCGACGTCCTGACCTTCACCGGCGCCCCGCTGCCCGCGGATCTGTATGCGGTGGGAGTTCCCGTGATCGAACTGGCCCACCACACCGACAATCCGCATCACGACCTGTCCATCCGGGTCAGCGAGGTCGATGCACGGGGGCGGTCACGAAACGTCACCGACGGTTTCCGGCGATACACCGGCCGCTCCGCGGACGTCGTCCGGATCGAACTCGACGCGATCGCCCACCGCTTCGCCGCCGGTACCCGCATCCGGGTCGTGGTGGCGGGCGGGTCGCATCCGCGGTTCGCCCGCAACCTCGGCACCGGTGAACCCACCGAGACCGGTCAGACGCTGCGCCCGGCGACCCACACCATCACCCACGACGATCGGTCACGGCTGATCCTGCCTACGGGCCGCCCGACCCCGTCAGCCGACTGA
- a CDS encoding DUF3558 domain-containing protein, whose translation MAAKLRLLSALCALVAAVIVVWQANPAGAPVQVRAADLPLTNVSTTIKWPVIETTDPSPFDPCRDIPLDVVQRIGLAFTPPTPEDGLRCHYDAGNYQMAIEAFVWRTYEQSLPADAVELNIGGHRAAQFWIMKPTDWNDRWWITCMIAFKTSYGVLQQSLFYSPIDSPDRPDCLQTNLQRANELVPYYKF comes from the coding sequence ATGGCTGCCAAACTGCGTCTGCTGTCGGCGCTGTGCGCGCTGGTGGCCGCGGTGATCGTGGTGTGGCAGGCCAACCCGGCCGGCGCTCCTGTGCAGGTCCGCGCCGCAGACCTGCCGCTGACCAACGTCTCCACGACCATCAAGTGGCCGGTCATCGAGACCACCGATCCGTCCCCGTTCGACCCCTGCCGGGACATTCCGCTGGACGTGGTGCAGCGCATCGGGCTGGCCTTCACGCCGCCCACCCCGGAGGACGGACTGCGCTGCCACTACGACGCCGGCAACTATCAGATGGCCATCGAAGCCTTCGTCTGGCGGACCTACGAACAGTCCCTGCCCGCCGATGCGGTCGAACTGAACATCGGCGGCCACCGCGCGGCGCAGTTCTGGATCATGAAGCCCACCGACTGGAACGACCGCTGGTGGATCACCTGCATGATCGCCTTCAAGACTAGTTACGGCGTCCTGCAGCAATCGCTGTTCTACTCGCCGATCGATTCACCGGATCGTCCGGACTGCCTGCAGACCAACCTGCAGCGCGCCAACGAACTGGTTCCGTACTACAAGTTCTGA
- a CDS encoding metallophosphoesterase family protein: MSATSRDQRRPVLWAISDLHTGHTGNKPVTESLYPSSPEDWLIVAGDVGERTDEIRWALDLLRRRFAKVIWVPGNHELWTTNKDPMQIFGQSRYDYLVTMCDEMGIVTPEHPFPVWNEEGGPATIVPMFLLYDYSFLPEGTATKAEGLAVARERNVVGTDEFLLSAEPFATRDAWCRDRVAQTRKRLEDLDWMNPTVLVNHFPLVREPCDAMFYPEFALWCGTTATKDWHTRYNAICSVYGHLHIPRTTWYDGVRFEEVSVGYPREWRRRKPYRWLRQILPDPNYAPGYLNEFGGHFEITTEMRENAQKMQERIKTRRGY; this comes from the coding sequence GTGTCCGCGACGTCACGAGATCAGCGCCGGCCTGTGCTGTGGGCCATCAGCGACCTGCACACCGGTCACACGGGGAACAAGCCCGTCACCGAATCGCTCTACCCGTCCTCGCCCGAGGACTGGCTGATCGTGGCCGGTGACGTCGGTGAGCGCACCGACGAGATCCGCTGGGCGCTGGATCTGCTGCGCCGGCGGTTCGCCAAGGTGATCTGGGTGCCGGGCAACCACGAGTTGTGGACCACCAACAAGGACCCCATGCAGATCTTCGGGCAGTCCCGGTACGACTACCTCGTCACCATGTGCGACGAGATGGGCATCGTGACCCCGGAGCACCCCTTCCCGGTGTGGAACGAGGAGGGCGGCCCGGCCACCATCGTGCCGATGTTCCTGCTCTACGACTACTCGTTCCTGCCCGAGGGCACCGCGACCAAGGCCGAGGGACTGGCGGTGGCCCGGGAACGCAACGTGGTGGGGACCGACGAGTTCCTGCTGTCCGCCGAACCGTTCGCCACCCGCGACGCGTGGTGCCGGGACCGGGTGGCCCAGACCCGCAAGCGCCTGGAGGATCTGGACTGGATGAACCCGACGGTGCTGGTCAATCATTTCCCGCTGGTGCGCGAACCCTGCGACGCCATGTTCTATCCCGAGTTCGCGCTGTGGTGTGGCACCACGGCGACCAAGGACTGGCATACCCGATACAACGCCATCTGCTCGGTGTACGGGCATCTGCACATCCCGCGCACCACCTGGTACGACGGCGTGCGGTTCGAGGAGGTCTCGGTCGGCTATCCGCGGGAATGGCGGCGCCGCAAGCCATATCGCTGGTTGCGGCAGATCCTGCCGGACCCCAATTACGCACCCGGCTACCTCAACGAATTCGGCGGGCACTTCGAGATCACCACGGAGATGCGCGAGAACGCCCAGAAGATGCAGGAACGCATCAAGACCCGGCGGGGGTACTGA
- a CDS encoding 4'-phosphopantetheinyl transferase family protein: MTVSLLRTVVSEVVVTAETYDDPPGLAPLPEEEPLVARSVAKRRNEFVTVRHCARQALGELGLAPVPILKGDKGEPCWPDGVVGSLTHCDGFRGAVVGRSAEVRALGIDAEPHDTLPKGVLDAISLPAERLALGGLPGGLHWDRILFCAKEATYKAWFPLTHRWLGFEDAHIEFTTDSSGSAGTFESRILIDPAAESGPPLKVLAGRWTVRDGLALTAITL; this comes from the coding sequence CTGACCGTGAGTTTATTGCGTACGGTGGTGTCGGAGGTCGTGGTGACCGCCGAAACCTATGACGATCCTCCCGGCCTGGCGCCGTTACCGGAGGAGGAGCCGTTGGTGGCGCGTTCGGTGGCCAAGCGGCGCAACGAATTCGTCACGGTGCGCCACTGTGCCCGGCAAGCCCTCGGCGAACTCGGGCTGGCGCCCGTGCCGATCCTCAAGGGAGACAAGGGCGAACCGTGCTGGCCCGACGGGGTGGTCGGGAGTTTGACGCACTGCGACGGGTTCCGTGGCGCGGTGGTGGGCCGCAGCGCCGAGGTGCGCGCGCTGGGGATCGATGCCGAACCGCACGACACGCTGCCCAAGGGTGTGCTCGACGCGATCAGTCTGCCCGCGGAACGCCTCGCGCTCGGCGGCCTGCCGGGGGGACTGCACTGGGACCGGATCCTGTTCTGCGCCAAGGAAGCCACCTACAAGGCGTGGTTTCCCCTGACCCATCGCTGGCTGGGATTCGAGGATGCGCACATCGAGTTCACCACCGACTCTTCGGGTTCGGCCGGCACCTTCGAGTCGAGAATCCTCATCGATCCCGCCGCCGAGTCCGGGCCGCCGCTGAAGGTGCTGGCCGGGCGGTGGACCGTGCGAGACGGTCTGGCGCTGACGGCGATCACGCTGTGA